The following coding sequences lie in one Bactrocera neohumeralis isolate Rockhampton unplaced genomic scaffold, APGP_CSIRO_Bneo_wtdbg2-racon-allhic-juicebox.fasta_v2 ctg5346, whole genome shotgun sequence genomic window:
- the LOC126767315 gene encoding uncharacterized protein LOC126767315 yields MPRAKRSNLSHRTRNANRVRNIAYQLTTDEQEIAREQRRVSMARLRASQTQEERQAENETAKLTMRNRRANETTQQRDNLNQRIRRSASSVDLDRVAFHYDCRIDYSSHPSVKIHPMEVVCNHCGALKFAGETPGLCCLSGKVKLPPLPLPTEPLRSLLTGETPESRHFLSNAQKYNGCFQMTSFGADIIHERGFNPTFKIQGQIHHRIGSLLPLEDAQHKFLQIYFMGNVEHQLDQRQTINTEMRRGILRDLQQLLHEHHALVRLFKTALDRMPNDDYKVVIRADKRPAGTHERQFNAPTIDEVAVVIVGESRESRDIVLTRRDCGQLQRISETHRSYDALQYPLMFWQGDDGYYININMINPSTGEETTRKVTGMNFYAYRLMIRQNVDNYLLRFRRLFQQFCVDMYAKIEAERLLFITLNQTKLRTEQYIHLRDAISTEGNASDFGRLTTLPATFVRSPRHMHEYTQDAMTYVRHYGRPDLFITFACNPKWIEIVQLLLPGQTSSDRHDITARVFRQKIRSLMHYIVGHRVFGDTRCWMYSIEWQKRGLPHAHILIWLVERIQPDQIDDIIFAEIPDPETDPDLHDVVITNMINGPCGAINPQSPCMVDGKCSKRYPQNSTVDTITGKDGYPLYRRRSSDDGGRTITVKVKGNDFVVDNSWVVPYSPLLSKTFRAHCNVEYCNSVKSIKYICKYVTKGSDMAAFGLQAPDPNDEITRYQNGRYVCCNEAIWRIFSFPIHERYPSVTHLAVHLENGQRVYFTPANAAQRAQNPPATTLTSFFSICQSDPFARALLYSEMPRYYTWNASSKKFQRRKQGNVVPGHPDVRSTEALGRIYTVHPKNDECFYLRPLLVNVRGPTSFESLRTVNGVVLPTFRVACQELNLHSENPHLDMNEEMHNQALFLIEDMCYLMCGSLLARLGMTSPDRGVNDAFERELQREREYDTNALSQLVRTNIPLLNPQQKELYDTVMKAIDDGNIGMIFLDAPGGTGKTFLISLILAAVRARSEIAVAVASSGIAATMLEGCRTAHSALKLPLNLQAVEEPTCNIAKHSAMAKVLIASKIIIWDECTMSHKRALEALNRTMKDLRNDARHFGGALILLSGDFRQTLPVIPRSTAADEINACLKSSPAHDKHASCIAKRSICRTVLQSTANYR; encoded by the exons ATGCCACGAGCCAAAAGATCTAATCTTTCGCATCGAACGCGAAATGCAAATAGAGTTCGGAATATTGCCTATCAATTGACGACAGATGAACAAGAAATCGCACGAGAACAGCGCCGTGTTAGTATGGCCCGACTTCGTGCATCACAAACACAAGAAGAAAGACAGGCGGAAAATGAAACGGCTAAGTTAACAATGAGAAATCGTCGGGCAAATGAAACAACTCAACAACGTGATAATCTAAATCAACGCATAAGAAGAAGTGCTTCAAGTGTTGATTTGGATCGAGTAGCGTTTCATTACGATTGCAGAATTGATTACAGCTCGCATCCTTCCGTTAAAATTCACCCAATGGAGGTTGTGTGCAACCATTGCGGTGCATTGAAGTTCGCTGGAGAAACACCTGGACTGTGCTGTCTCAGTGGCAAGGTTAAATTACCACCATTGCCCTTGCCAACAGAGCCATTGCGTTCTTTGCTTACTGGTGAAACACCAGAATCACGTCATTTTCTATCGAACGCTCAGAAATACAACGGATGCTTTCAAATGACTTCATTTGGAGCAGATATTATTCATGAACGCGGATTCAATCCGACATTCAAG ATCCAAGGCCAAATTCACCATCGAATTGGATCATTGCTACCACTTGAAGACGCACAACATAAATTCCTTCAAATTTACTTCATGGGCAACGTGGAACATCAACTTGATCAGCGCCAAACAATCAATACGGAAATGAGAAGAGGAATTCTTCGCGATTTGCAGCAGCTGCTTCATGAACATCATGCATTGGTTCGGTTATTCAAAACTGCGTTGGATCGCATGCCAAATGATGACTATAAAGTCGTGATCAGAGCGGATAAACGACCTGCTGGAACGCACGAACGCCAATTTAACGCTCCAACAATAGATGAGGTTGCAGTTGTGATTGTTGGCGAAAGCCGGGAATCACGCGATATTGTGCTCACACGTCGGGACTGTGGGCAATTGCAACGAATATCCGAAACTCATCGTTCATACGATGCATTGCAATACCCACTGATGTTTTGGCAAGGAGACGATGGATATTATATCAACATCAATATGATAAATCCATCGACCG GTGAGGAAACTACCAGGAAGGTCACCGGAATGAATTTTTACGCATATCGTTTGATGATTCGCCAAAATGTTGACAACTATTTGCTTCGATTTCGCCGattatttcagcaattttgcgtcgatatgtatgccaAAATAGAAGCGGAGCGCCTCCTTTTTATCACTTTAAATCAAACCAAACTACGTACGGAGCAGTACATTCATTTACGCGATGCAATTAGCACCGAAGGAAATGCATCTGATTTTGGTCGGTTGACTACTTTACCGGCGACGTTCGTTCGCAGTCCACGTCATATGCATGAATATACGCAAGATGCAATGACATATGTACGTCATTACGGCCGTCCAGACCTGTTCATCACCTTCGCGTGCAATCCTAAGTGGATAGAAATTGTTCAACTGCTGCTTCCTGGCCAAACATCAAGTGATCGGCACGATATCACCGCACGTGTATTCAGGCAAAAAATCCGGTCGCTCATGCACTATATTGTTGGGCATCGTGTCTTTGGGGATACTCGATGTTGGATGTATTCCATTGAATGGCAAAAAAGAGGCTTACCGCATGCGCACATTCTCATTTGGTTAGTCGAAAGAATACAGCCAGACCAAATTGATGACATCATATTTGCCGAGATTCCTGATCCCGAAACCGATCCAGACCTGCATGATGTCGTAATTACAAACATGATTAATGGACCGTGTGGCGCCATTAACCCACAATCACCGTGCATGGTCGACGGCAAGTGTTCCAAGCGTTATCCACAAAATTCGACTGTTGATACCATCACTGGCAAAGATGGTTATCCACTGTATCGACGTCGATCTTCTGATGATGGCGGTAGAACAATCACAGTCAAAGTGAAAGGAAATGATTTCGTGGTCGACAACTCTTGGGTTGTTCCGTATTCGCCACTTCTTTCCAAAACATTCAGGGCGCATTGTAACGTGGAGTATTGCAATTCAGTGAAGTCCATCAAGTACATCTGCAAATATGTCACGAAGGGCAGTGACATGGCGGCTTTTGGTCTTCAAGCTCCTGACCCCAATGATGAAATCACGCGCTATCAAAATGGTCGATACGTATGCTGCAATGAGGCGATTTGGCGTATATTCTCATTTCCCATTCATGAACGCTATCCGAGTGTTACACATTTGGCAGTGCATCTGGAGAACGGTCAACGAGTTTATTTCACCCCAGCAAATGCCGCTCAACGTGCTCAAAACCCACCAGCGACAACATTGACCAGTTTCTTCTCGATTTGCCAAAGTGATCCGTTTGCACGTGCGTTACTTTACTCAGAGATGCCGCGTTATTACACTTGGAATGCTTCATCGAAGAAATTTCAACGTCGAAAGCAAGGTAATGTAGTTCCTGGTCATCCGGATGTGCGTTCTACTGAAGCTCTTGGCCGTATTTATACAGTTCATCCGAAAAATGATGAATGCTTTTACTTACGACCATTGCTGGTGAATGTTCGTGGCCCGACATCATTTGAATCACTTCGAACTGTCAATGGTGTAGTGCTGCCAACATTTCGTGTCGCATGTCAGGAGCTCAATTTGCATTCAGAAAATCCCCATCTTGATATGAATGAAGAGATGCACAATCAGGCTTTGTTTTTGATAGAAGACATGTGTTACCTCATGTGCGGCAGTTTGTTAGCCAGGTTAGGAATGACGTCGCCTGATCGTGGAGTAAACGACGCTTTCGAACGAGAATTGCAGCGTGAACGTGAATACGACACAAATGCATTAAGCCAATTGGTTCGAACGAATATACCATTGTTGAATCCTCAACAAAAAGAACTGTACGATACGGTGATGAAGGCAATTGATGATGGAAATATCGGCATGATTTTCCTTGATGCGCCTGGTGGAACTGGAAAGACATTCCTCATATCATTGATTTTGGCTGCAGTTCGTGCAAGATCAGAAATTGCTGTAGCAGTTGCTTCTTCTGGAATAGCGGCAACGATGTTGGAAGGTTGCCGAACCGCTCATTCTGCATTAAAATTGCCATTAAACCTGCAAGCGGTTGAAGAACCGACATGTAACATAGCGAAACATTCAGCAATGGCCAAAGTTTTAATAGCAAGCAAAATCATTAtctgggacgaatgcacaatgtcGCATAAACGCGCGTTAGAAGCTCTGAATCGCACTATGAAAGATCTGCGTAATGACGCAAGACATTTTGGGGGTGCATTGATTTTACTCTCAGGCGATTTCCGGCAAACACTACCAGTAATACCACGATCGACCGCTGCCGATGAGATCAATGCTTGCCTCAAATCATCACCAGCTCACGACAAACATGCGAGTTGCATTGCTAAACGATCCATCTGCCGAACTGTTCTCCAATCAACTGCTAACTATCGGTAA